From Geovibrio ferrireducens, one genomic window encodes:
- the pth gene encoding aminoacyl-tRNA hydrolase, with protein MSNLLIVGLGNPGSQYAKTRHNLGFMVADRLAERFGTGFKDGFKGLWGEFRTDEKHFILKPMTYMNLSGQSVAPFMSFYKIEAESLIVIQDDLDMEFGRIKFRKDGSSGGHNGIKSIIELIGTDKFVRLKMGIGKSRRGETVGHVLGKFESDAELDKFIELGTDAAEALVRNGLKSAMNSYNNKSVFDGEEGQDKTQQV; from the coding sequence ATGAGTAATCTGCTTATAGTAGGTCTCGGCAATCCGGGGAGCCAGTACGCCAAAACCAGACATAATCTGGGCTTTATGGTGGCTGACAGACTCGCCGAACGTTTCGGAACAGGCTTTAAGGATGGATTCAAGGGGCTTTGGGGCGAGTTTCGCACGGATGAAAAACACTTCATCCTCAAACCCATGACATACATGAACCTCAGCGGCCAGTCCGTTGCACCGTTTATGAGTTTTTATAAGATCGAAGCCGAAAGCCTCATTGTCATTCAGGACGATCTTGATATGGAGTTCGGGCGCATAAAATTCCGTAAGGACGGCTCAAGCGGCGGCCACAACGGGATAAAGTCTATTATCGAGCTCATAGGCACTGATAAGTTCGTCAGGCTGAAAATGGGAATAGGCAAAAGCAGACGCGGCGAAACCGTGGGGCATGTTCTCGGAAAGTTTGAGAGCGATGCCGAGCTGGATAAGTTTATTGAACTGGGCACGGACGCAGCGGAAGCACTCGTGAGAAACGGGCTGAAATCAGCCATGAATTCATATAACAACAAATCGGTTTTCGACGGGGAAGAAGGACAGGATAAGACTCAGCAGGTTTAG
- a CDS encoding ribose-phosphate pyrophosphokinase gives MNFLLFSGNANRTLAQGIATELGVRLGDATVGSFSDGEIRVKINESVRGRDVFVVQPTSAPTDKHLMELMIMTDALKRASAGTITAVIPYFGYARQDRTSEPRVPITAKLVANLLETSGINRVMTMNLHAGQIQGFFDIPVDNLYSSPVIVKYMIDNGMKGEDYVVVSPDAGGVARARIYAKLLGTSLAIIDKRRSAPNAAEAMHVIGNVEGKNVIIIDDMIDTAGTLTQAANAVMKHGAKSVIASAAHGVLSGPAMERITNSVLEKVIISDTVELVKEKQNSKIAVLSVAGIFAKAINRIQHKESISSLFEMGHE, from the coding sequence ATGAATTTTCTTCTGTTTTCGGGCAATGCGAACAGAACACTGGCGCAAGGCATAGCCACGGAACTCGGCGTAAGACTGGGGGATGCCACAGTAGGCTCTTTCAGCGACGGAGAGATAAGAGTAAAAATTAATGAGAGCGTAAGAGGAAGAGACGTTTTCGTTGTTCAACCAACCAGCGCCCCTACTGATAAACACCTGATGGAACTTATGATAATGACTGATGCACTTAAAAGAGCCTCAGCCGGAACCATAACAGCCGTTATCCCTTATTTCGGCTATGCACGTCAGGACAGAACATCAGAACCCAGAGTACCTATCACTGCAAAACTCGTAGCAAACCTTCTCGAAACTTCCGGCATAAACAGAGTAATGACCATGAACCTTCACGCCGGGCAGATTCAGGGCTTTTTTGATATACCCGTGGACAACCTCTATTCCTCGCCTGTTATAGTCAAATATATGATAGACAACGGAATGAAAGGTGAGGACTATGTGGTTGTTTCCCCCGATGCGGGCGGCGTGGCCAGAGCCAGAATATACGCCAAGCTCCTCGGAACCTCACTTGCGATAATCGATAAAAGAAGAAGCGCTCCCAACGCTGCGGAAGCTATGCACGTTATCGGTAATGTTGAAGGGAAAAACGTAATTATAATTGATGACATGATAGACACGGCAGGTACGCTCACTCAGGCCGCTAACGCAGTCATGAAGCACGGTGCAAAATCAGTTATCGCTTCTGCTGCTCACGGAGTTCTCTCAGGCCCCGCCATGGAGAGGATAACCAACAGCGTGCTGGAGAAGGTGATTATCTCCGACACTGTGGAACTGGTTAAGGAAAAACAGAACTCCAAAATAGCAGTTCTCAGCGTAGCAGGCATCTTTGCAAAAGCTATAAACAGAATACAGCATAAAGAGAGCATAAGCTCACTGTTTGAAATGGGGCATGAGTAA
- the ispE gene encoding 4-(cytidine 5'-diphospho)-2-C-methyl-D-erythritol kinase gives MISVKSFAKINIFLHINGRRADGYHDLQTLFAQTELHDTITIEEAEKTELRCSEASVPADSSNLIIKVKNILAEKYGFRNEYSITLNKNIPAGGGLGGGSSNAACFLKAVNSLSGLGLSYTDMADILGSIGSDTVYFLHDKPCYAEGRGEVIVSEAELPCAPVLLVNPGIHVPTGEIFRGGNLKLTAKADLSRMPLVAGYAELTAMLENGLEAAVFAKHPVLKVLKTSLLDSGAEGALMSGSGSTVFGVYRTDEQLESAYSVIKEKFAGYTVFKSRIKGAG, from the coding sequence TTGATAAGCGTAAAAAGCTTCGCGAAAATTAATATTTTTCTCCATATAAACGGCAGAAGGGCGGACGGTTATCACGACCTCCAGACCCTGTTCGCCCAGACAGAACTGCACGACACTATCACGATTGAGGAAGCTGAAAAAACTGAGCTCAGGTGCAGTGAGGCTTCTGTCCCTGCTGACTCATCCAATCTGATAATAAAAGTGAAAAATATCCTCGCAGAAAAATACGGCTTCCGGAACGAATACAGCATAACCCTTAACAAGAATATCCCCGCCGGCGGCGGACTCGGCGGCGGAAGCTCCAATGCGGCATGCTTTCTTAAGGCAGTCAACAGCCTGTCCGGTCTTGGGCTTTCATACACTGATATGGCGGATATTCTGGGCTCCATAGGCTCGGACACAGTGTATTTTCTCCATGACAAGCCATGCTACGCCGAAGGGCGGGGAGAGGTGATTGTCAGCGAAGCGGAGCTGCCATGTGCGCCCGTTCTTCTGGTTAATCCCGGCATACATGTTCCCACCGGCGAAATATTCCGGGGCGGAAATTTGAAGTTGACGGCTAAGGCAGATCTGTCTAGAATGCCCCTCGTCGCGGGCTATGCGGAGCTTACTGCCATGCTTGAGAACGGGCTTGAGGCGGCGGTTTTCGCCAAACACCCCGTTTTGAAGGTACTTAAAACATCCCTGCTTGATTCCGGCGCGGAAGGCGCCCTAATGAGCGGCAGCGGGTCCACTGTTTTCGGTGTCTACAGAACGGATGAACAGCTTGAGTCCGCATATTCCGTAATCAAAGAAAAATTTGCCGGTTACACGGTATTCAAATCAAGGATAAAAGGAGCAGGTTGA
- a CDS encoding tetratricopeptide repeat protein has product MRSFLIPLTLLLTLTFANQSASALEQAEVDSVYIEALYAADDGDLDTATSLLETIKKPANDPYIYIKLSELYIKLQMYETARHRLSEGLGVFPGDAELNFSMAQLYLFHYRDAGMAEIFAADALKEERDIKYLYLMADLYKILNDEANLMQILDELIIKEPSARVLVERGNLYRNKGMLAEAESDYLKAYELDEDLGAAARLAEIHIEREDYEKAVKYLSILSEKRPDFVLSDLKLAEIYKRADNSTKALEIFKRILPKVEGREKIYVLRQIAGIYYSTDDYKNALVYFKQVAELAPNDVQVFYSMGVISEMENKFADAEKYYRKAIAVRPDYVEARKRIGFISLKDKKYDEGIKVITKIPADLRDVDYYRITGELYKEKGTLSKAYEVLRKGYEENPSSVELVIDFALVLEKQKKYDECFEVLKDALELNPGNPSLMNFLGYTYADLSIKLDEAYTLIESALAKDPENPAYLDSMAWVLYRFEKYEEAYGYQIRALRKAPDEKEIRDHMKAILERLEINKSVDDILKGK; this is encoded by the coding sequence ATGAGAAGCTTTCTCATTCCGCTGACTCTCTTACTCACATTAACATTTGCAAATCAGTCAGCCTCTGCCCTTGAACAGGCAGAGGTTGACTCTGTTTACATTGAGGCGCTGTATGCCGCTGATGACGGCGATCTGGACACTGCGACCTCTCTCCTTGAAACAATCAAAAAACCTGCGAACGACCCATACATCTATATAAAACTCTCTGAGCTTTACATAAAACTTCAAATGTACGAAACCGCCCGACACAGGCTCAGCGAAGGTTTGGGAGTTTTTCCGGGTGATGCCGAACTTAACTTCTCCATGGCGCAGCTTTACCTTTTCCACTACAGGGATGCAGGCATGGCTGAAATTTTTGCTGCCGATGCCCTGAAAGAGGAAAGGGACATAAAATATCTCTACCTCATGGCTGATCTCTACAAGATCCTGAACGATGAGGCAAACCTCATGCAGATCCTTGATGAGCTCATTATTAAGGAACCTTCTGCAAGGGTGCTTGTGGAAAGGGGAAACCTGTACAGAAACAAAGGAATGCTGGCAGAAGCCGAAAGTGACTATCTGAAAGCATATGAACTTGATGAAGACCTCGGCGCGGCAGCAAGGCTCGCCGAGATACATATAGAAAGGGAAGACTATGAAAAGGCAGTGAAATACCTTTCCATCCTCTCTGAAAAACGTCCTGACTTCGTTCTCTCCGACCTGAAACTGGCTGAGATCTACAAACGCGCCGACAACAGCACAAAGGCGCTTGAGATCTTCAAACGTATTCTCCCCAAGGTTGAAGGACGTGAGAAAATCTATGTTCTCAGGCAGATAGCCGGAATCTACTACTCCACGGACGACTATAAAAACGCCCTTGTGTACTTCAAGCAGGTAGCGGAACTTGCTCCGAACGATGTTCAGGTTTTTTACTCCATGGGCGTGATAAGCGAGATGGAGAACAAGTTCGCCGATGCGGAGAAGTATTACCGCAAGGCTATAGCAGTACGCCCTGATTATGTCGAGGCAAGAAAACGCATCGGCTTTATCAGCCTCAAGGATAAGAAGTACGATGAAGGCATTAAGGTTATAACAAAAATTCCTGCCGACCTGCGCGATGTTGACTATTACCGCATCACAGGAGAGCTTTATAAAGAGAAGGGAACCCTCTCAAAGGCATATGAAGTGCTGAGAAAAGGTTATGAGGAGAACCCCTCCTCCGTTGAGCTGGTGATAGATTTTGCCCTTGTGCTTGAGAAGCAGAAGAAATATGACGAATGTTTCGAAGTGCTTAAGGATGCGCTTGAGCTTAATCCCGGCAATCCGTCCCTGATGAACTTTCTCGGCTACACCTACGCCGATCTGAGCATAAAGCTTGACGAAGCCTACACGCTTATAGAAAGCGCACTGGCGAAAGACCCCGAAAATCCCGCCTATCTTGACAGCATGGCGTGGGTGCTCTACAGGTTTGAGAAATATGAGGAAGCTTACGGCTACCAGATACGTGCCCTCAGAAAAGCACCTGACGAAAAAGAGATCCGCGACCATATGAAGGCTATTCTGGAAAGGCTGGAGATTAACAAATCGGTTGATGATATTCTCAAAGGTAAATAG
- the accC gene encoding acetyl-CoA carboxylase biotin carboxylase subunit gives MFEKVLVANRGEIALRVLRACKELGIKTVAVYSEADKESLHVAFADEAVCIGPYQSSKSYLDIKSIIAAAEIANVDAIHPGYGFMAENASFAKICEECGFKFIGPKAEHIDLMGNKSRAKDVMKGFGVPTVPGSDGPVASADEALKIAKAIGFPVMIKASAGGGGKGMRVALNEMSFLNSFQLARSESLNAFNSDEIYIEKFIENPRHIEIQVFGDGKGKGLHFFERECSIQRRHQKLLEEAPSSAISEATRNKMGEISVAAIESLGYENAGTIEYLVDDNENFYFMEMNTRIQVEHPVTEMITGYDLVVLQLRIAAGEPLTIKQEDIKIIGHAIECRINAEDPETFRPCPGKIDGYIVPGGFGVRVDSNCYQGYTVLPYYDSMIAKLITFGKTREMAVARMRRALGEYVIDGIKSTIPLHERILEHHAFIKGDITTAFIEKYFG, from the coding sequence ATGTTTGAAAAGGTTTTAGTAGCTAACAGAGGTGAAATCGCGCTGAGGGTTCTGCGCGCCTGCAAGGAGCTTGGCATCAAGACTGTTGCCGTTTACTCCGAGGCGGATAAGGAATCCCTTCATGTCGCTTTTGCCGATGAGGCGGTCTGCATAGGGCCGTACCAGTCGTCAAAAAGCTATCTCGACATCAAAAGCATCATAGCCGCCGCCGAAATAGCTAATGTGGACGCAATTCACCCCGGCTACGGCTTCATGGCGGAAAATGCCAGCTTTGCAAAAATCTGTGAGGAATGCGGGTTCAAGTTCATAGGCCCTAAAGCGGAGCACATTGACCTTATGGGCAATAAATCCCGTGCCAAGGACGTTATGAAAGGCTTCGGCGTTCCCACTGTTCCCGGCAGCGACGGCCCCGTGGCTTCCGCCGATGAGGCGCTTAAGATAGCAAAAGCCATCGGCTTTCCCGTGATGATTAAGGCTTCCGCAGGCGGCGGAGGAAAGGGGATGAGGGTTGCGCTCAATGAAATGAGCTTCCTCAACAGCTTTCAGCTTGCCCGCTCAGAGAGCCTTAACGCTTTCAATTCGGATGAAATTTACATCGAGAAATTTATAGAAAACCCCCGCCACATCGAGATTCAGGTCTTCGGTGACGGCAAGGGCAAAGGTCTTCACTTTTTTGAGCGCGAATGCTCCATCCAGAGACGCCACCAGAAACTTCTGGAGGAGGCTCCCAGCTCAGCCATCAGCGAAGCCACAAGGAACAAAATGGGTGAGATTTCAGTAGCCGCCATTGAATCGCTCGGCTATGAGAATGCAGGAACCATTGAATACCTTGTGGATGATAATGAAAACTTCTACTTTATGGAGATGAACACCAGAATTCAGGTTGAGCACCCCGTGACAGAGATGATCACCGGCTATGATCTCGTTGTGCTTCAGCTGAGGATAGCTGCGGGCGAACCGCTCACCATAAAGCAGGAAGACATCAAAATCATAGGTCATGCCATAGAGTGCAGGATTAATGCGGAAGACCCCGAAACTTTCCGCCCCTGCCCCGGAAAGATCGACGGATATATTGTCCCCGGCGGTTTCGGAGTAAGGGTGGATTCAAACTGCTATCAGGGCTACACCGTTCTTCCTTATTACGATTCCATGATAGCGAAGCTCATAACCTTCGGTAAAACAAGGGAGATGGCCGTAGCAAGGATGAGAAGGGCTCTCGGCGAGTACGTCATAGACGGCATAAAGAGCACAATCCCCCTGCACGAGCGCATACTTGAGCACCACGCATTCATCAAAGGCGATATAACAACCGCCTTCATAGAGAAGTATTTCGGATGA
- the accB gene encoding acetyl-CoA carboxylase biotin carboxyl carrier protein, whose translation MELKDIRELIRFIDKSEIKEFEYETENGERIYISKKDDTPVFAAAPAAAYAPAPAAAAAPAAPAPAAESKDSGLKGNQVEIKTPIVGTFYEAPSPGAEAFVREGDTVKKGQTLCIVEAMKIMNEIEAEFDCKIVRKVGQNAKPVEYGEVIFIAEPL comes from the coding sequence TTGGAACTTAAAGACATCAGGGAACTGATACGCTTCATTGACAAGTCGGAAATTAAAGAATTTGAATACGAAACAGAAAACGGGGAAAGAATTTACATCTCTAAAAAAGACGATACACCTGTATTTGCAGCCGCTCCCGCAGCCGCATATGCACCTGCTCCCGCCGCAGCGGCAGCACCCGCTGCTCCCGCACCCGCAGCGGAAAGCAAGGATTCCGGGCTGAAAGGCAATCAGGTTGAGATAAAAACACCCATAGTGGGTACATTCTACGAAGCTCCCTCACCCGGAGCAGAGGCTTTTGTAAGAGAGGGGGACACTGTTAAAAAGGGTCAGACTCTCTGCATAGTTGAAGCTATGAAAATCATGAACGAGATTGAAGCCGAGTTCGACTGCAAAATAGTGCGTAAAGTCGGACAGAACGCTAAACCTGTTGAATACGGCGAAGTAATCTTCATCGCAGAGCCACTTTAG
- the efp gene encoding elongation factor P, with protein MITPNQFKKGAKIEVDGEPYTIVEYLHIKMGRGGANVRTKIKSLLSGNVIERTYKSDEKIKQPDFEEKEMQYLYKDGESYVFMDNETYEQVFVPEGDVGELADFMPENLNVYVLLFNQKPMGVQLPNFVELPVAQTDPGLKGDTVSGGSKPATVSTGGVVQVPLFINEGDVLKIDTRTGTYMERVRSAR; from the coding sequence ATGATTACCCCCAACCAGTTTAAGAAAGGCGCAAAAATAGAAGTTGACGGTGAACCTTACACTATCGTCGAGTATCTTCATATAAAAATGGGCAGAGGCGGAGCCAACGTCCGTACCAAGATCAAAAGCCTTCTTTCAGGCAACGTTATAGAAAGAACCTACAAGTCTGACGAAAAAATAAAACAGCCGGACTTCGAGGAAAAAGAGATGCAGTACCTCTATAAAGACGGCGAATCTTACGTCTTTATGGACAACGAAACATACGAACAGGTGTTTGTACCCGAAGGTGATGTGGGTGAGCTTGCGGACTTTATGCCCGAAAACCTCAATGTTTATGTGCTCCTTTTCAACCAGAAACCTATGGGAGTGCAGCTTCCCAACTTCGTGGAACTTCCCGTTGCACAGACTGACCCCGGTCTCAAAGGGGACACTGTGAGCGGCGGCTCCAAACCTGCCACTGTTTCCACAGGCGGCGTTGTGCAGGTTCCTCTTTTTATTAATGAAGGGGACGTTCTTAAAATTGATACAAGGACAGGCACTTACATGGAAAGAGTAAGGTCTGCCAGATAG
- a CDS encoding M24 family metallopeptidase, whose protein sequence is MKRIERLLGLMKQSDVKNLLLTDPADIFYLTGFTGSTAYLFVSPEKTVFFTDGRYAEQIKTEISRDIKAVIVKTYGTSLSELARQTGKLTVSPKCPLNLYSMMDESAEEMLIDGKDLVSLMRSVKEPQEIELISRSFQAAGESFRESLSQWRYGMTETEWAAVLEYNMRKRGAKDRSFETIIASGERSALPHGTADTRVINSGDPVTVDYGCRFHYCSDITRVVYDGSDPFVFEIIDIVKGAMDAAKAVIRPGIRCADVDKAARDYIEKKGYREYFNHGLGHGVGINVHEAPSFNFRDETVLVQGMVLTVEPGIYLPGRFGVRLEDTMAVSENSCENLTAVLEDYVYKILQR, encoded by the coding sequence ATGAAACGCATAGAGCGTCTTCTCGGACTGATGAAGCAGTCAGATGTGAAAAATCTTCTGCTAACAGATCCCGCGGACATTTTTTACCTCACCGGGTTCACGGGCAGCACTGCCTACCTGTTTGTTTCGCCGGAGAAAACAGTTTTCTTTACCGACGGCAGATACGCCGAACAGATCAAAACCGAAATCAGCCGTGATATAAAAGCAGTCATAGTCAAAACCTACGGGACATCACTCTCTGAACTGGCCAGACAGACGGGTAAGCTCACCGTAAGCCCCAAGTGCCCGCTGAACCTTTACAGTATGATGGATGAGAGCGCGGAGGAGATGCTTATCGACGGCAAAGACCTTGTGAGCCTCATGCGCAGCGTGAAGGAACCGCAGGAGATCGAGCTTATCAGCCGTTCATTTCAGGCTGCCGGGGAGTCGTTCAGGGAATCCCTTTCACAGTGGCGCTACGGTATGACCGAAACCGAATGGGCGGCAGTTTTAGAATATAACATGCGTAAACGAGGCGCGAAGGACAGAAGCTTCGAGACGATAATAGCCTCCGGCGAAAGAAGTGCACTGCCCCACGGCACTGCCGACACACGGGTCATAAACTCAGGGGATCCGGTTACCGTGGACTACGGATGCAGGTTTCATTACTGCAGTGATATAACAAGAGTGGTTTATGACGGAAGCGACCCATTTGTTTTTGAGATAATCGACATTGTCAAAGGGGCAATGGATGCCGCAAAGGCTGTGATACGCCCCGGAATAAGGTGCGCGGACGTTGATAAGGCAGCAAGGGATTACATCGAGAAAAAGGGCTACAGAGAGTATTTTAACCACGGTCTCGGACATGGTGTGGGCATAAATGTACATGAAGCCCCCTCGTTCAATTTCCGTGATGAGACAGTCCTCGTGCAGGGCATGGTGCTCACCGTTGAACCGGGTATTTATCTTCCCGGCCGCTTCGGTGTAAGGCTTGAAGACACAATGGCTGTAAGTGAAAACAGTTGTGAAAATCTTACCGCTGTGCTAGAAGACTACGTTTATAAAATCCTTCAGAGGTGA
- the aroQ gene encoding type II 3-dehydroquinate dehydratase, with the protein MKLLIINGPNLNMLGRRESALYGTHTLTEINTRLIERADGRAELEFFQSNHEGAIIDRIHQASGFDGIIINAGAYTHTSIAIRDALLAVKMPFVEVHLSNVYAREEFRHKSYLSDIAKGVIAGFGWMSYALALEFFMSEPK; encoded by the coding sequence ATGAAGCTGCTTATAATAAACGGACCTAACCTTAACATGCTCGGCAGAAGGGAAAGCGCGCTTTACGGAACGCACACCCTCACAGAAATCAATACCAGACTCATAGAAAGAGCGGACGGAAGGGCTGAACTGGAATTTTTTCAGTCAAACCATGAAGGAGCCATCATCGACCGCATACATCAGGCATCCGGCTTTGACGGAATCATAATAAATGCCGGAGCCTACACCCACACCAGCATAGCGATAAGGGACGCGCTCCTTGCGGTGAAGATGCCTTTTGTGGAGGTTCACCTCTCCAATGTGTACGCCAGAGAGGAGTTCAGGCATAAGTCATACCTCAGTGACATAGCAAAAGGGGTGATAGCCGGTTTCGGCTGGATGTCCTATGCTCTTGCCCTTGAGTTTTTCATGTCGGAACCGAAATGA